The following are encoded in a window of Methanobrevibacter sp. V74 genomic DNA:
- the mmp11 gene encoding methanogenesis marker protein 11, which produces MEILKPKELKEKFNDPWIAPYKKVLTMVDGDKVELIEYHPCISGSHWLLHQYKNNSKLIDSTYRDGNKHVYKCHAGCAPLDLKASFNAAGIDEIVIDGDEVKITHAGLAGAGVGAGMCRGMGEGVKYIELLEVGGGSKVGRATVVTPKLEKVVIGIDDTDTKDAGATWTMAHNLGVELANEGFEYLDHIIVQLYPHNPHKTQNCVSIALSFAVESLKKQELIDRIIEILKRDTLSDKTAIAILEGLDIPEKLRKYSIATKSGMMDIETAENVAEELNIPLIAVTGEQGKVGALAALGLYDDVEEAVKAYDKK; this is translated from the coding sequence ATGGAAATATTAAAACCTAAGGAATTAAAAGAGAAATTCAATGACCCATGGATTGCACCATACAAAAAAGTATTGACTATGGTAGATGGAGATAAAGTAGAACTCATAGAGTACCATCCATGTATTTCAGGGTCACATTGGTTATTACATCAATATAAAAATAATTCCAAGTTAATTGACTCAACCTATCGTGATGGAAACAAGCATGTTTACAAATGCCATGCCGGCTGTGCTCCGCTTGATTTGAAAGCTAGCTTTAATGCTGCTGGAATTGATGAGATTGTTATTGATGGAGATGAAGTCAAAATTACACATGCCGGTCTTGCAGGAGCAGGTGTTGGAGCTGGAATGTGTAGGGGAATGGGTGAAGGTGTTAAATATATTGAGCTTCTTGAAGTTGGTGGAGGCTCAAAAGTTGGAAGAGCGACTGTTGTAACACCTAAACTTGAAAAGGTAGTTATTGGTATCGATGATACCGATACCAAAGATGCAGGTGCTACTTGGACAATGGCTCATAATTTAGGGGTTGAACTTGCAAATGAAGGATTTGAATACTTAGATCATATTATCGTTCAATTATATCCTCATAACCCCCATAAAACTCAAAATTGCGTATCAATTGCTCTTAGTTTTGCTGTCGAATCATTAAAAAAACAAGAATTAATTGATAGAATTATTGAAATCCTTAAAAGAGATACTTTATCTGATAAAACCGCAATAGCCATCTTAGAAGGTTTAGATATTCCTGAAAAATTAAGAAAATATTCTATCGCTACAAAATCCGGAATGATGGATATTGAAACTGCAGAAAATGTTGCAGAAGAATTAAATATTCCATTAATTGCAGTTACAGGCGAACAAGGAAAAGTTGGCGCTCTTGCAGCTCTTGGTCTTTATGATGATGTTGAAGAGGCTGTAAAAGCCTATGACAAAAAATAA
- a CDS encoding isocitrate/isopropylmalate family dehydrogenase, producing the protein MSTSKTNSYKIAVIPGDGIGKEVMEATLDVLNGLDIDFKYVYGDAGDECLEKTGTALPSETLDLIRDADACLFGAAGETAADVIVKIRQEMKLFANLRPVKSYPNTNSLFEDIDFMIVRENTEGVYIADEESYTDDGAIARRIITKKAEKRIIEYAFEYAKNNNKTKVTAVHKANVLKKTDGLFKKVFYEVAKDYPDIATEDFYVDATAMYLITQPESFEVIVTTNLFGDILSDEGAGLVGGLGLIPSANIGEDGALFEPVHGSAPDIAGKNIANPIAMMLSAIMMLRYLGENESANKFEAAILKVLKDANTLTGDLGGLATTTEIAFEVKNNL; encoded by the coding sequence TTGAGTACCTCAAAAACAAACAGTTATAAAATTGCAGTAATTCCAGGAGATGGAATCGGAAAAGAGGTAATGGAAGCAACATTGGATGTGTTAAACGGATTGGATATTGATTTTAAATATGTTTATGGTGACGCAGGAGATGAATGCCTCGAAAAGACTGGAACAGCACTGCCTAGTGAAACTTTAGATTTGATTAGGGATGCTGATGCTTGTTTATTTGGCGCTGCCGGTGAAACTGCAGCAGACGTTATTGTTAAAATACGCCAAGAAATGAAACTGTTTGCTAATTTAAGGCCGGTTAAATCTTATCCCAATACTAACTCATTATTTGAGGATATTGACTTTATGATTGTGCGTGAAAATACTGAAGGAGTATATATTGCTGATGAAGAGTCCTATACTGACGATGGAGCGATTGCGAGACGCATTATCACGAAAAAAGCTGAAAAACGTATTATTGAATATGCATTTGAATATGCTAAAAACAATAATAAAACAAAGGTTACGGCTGTTCATAAAGCTAATGTATTGAAAAAAACTGATGGATTGTTTAAAAAAGTTTTCTATGAAGTTGCAAAAGACTATCCTGATATTGCAACCGAGGACTTTTACGTGGATGCAACTGCAATGTATCTTATCACCCAACCAGAAAGTTTTGAAGTTATTGTAACCACCAATCTTTTTGGAGATATTTTATCTGATGAAGGAGCCGGTCTTGTTGGAGGACTTGGTTTGATTCCATCAGCAAATATTGGTGAAGATGGCGCATTATTTGAACCTGTTCATGGTTCGGCACCGGATATTGCAGGCAAAAACATAGCCAATCCAATAGCTATGATGCTTTCAGCCATCATGATGCTTAGATATTTAGGCGAAAATGAATCGGCGAATAAATTTGAAGCTGCAATATTAAAAGTACTAAAGGATGCAAATACTTTAACTGGTGATTTGGGTGGTTTGGCTACCACCACTGAAATAGCTTTTGAAGTTAAAAATAATTTATGA
- the ribH gene encoding 6,7-dimethyl-8-ribityllumazine synthase produces the protein MVKYEIAAVVAEFNYDITQMMLELAKAEAKNRDCEITKVIAVPGVFDMPLVIKKLLQKDEYDAIITLGAVIEGATDHDQIVAQHASRKIADLALEYDTPVALGITGPGMTRMDAHRRVKNAKSAVEAAIKMCDRLKEI, from the coding sequence ATGGTAAAATATGAAATCGCAGCAGTAGTTGCGGAATTTAATTATGATATTACACAAATGATGTTAGAACTTGCAAAAGCGGAAGCGAAAAACAGAGACTGTGAAATTACTAAAGTAATTGCAGTTCCAGGCGTATTTGATATGCCTCTTGTAATTAAAAAATTATTACAAAAAGATGAATACGATGCAATTATCACTCTTGGTGCCGTGATTGAAGGTGCAACTGACCATGATCAAATAGTAGCACAGCATGCTTCCCGTAAAATAGCGGATTTGGCTTTAGAATATGATACTCCAGTAGCACTTGGTATTACCGGTCCCGGTATGACTAGAATGGATGCTCACAGACGTGTTAAAAACGCGAAAAGCGCTGTTGAAGCAGCTATTAAAATGTGCGACAGATTAAAAGAAATCTAG